From Geomonas agri, one genomic window encodes:
- a CDS encoding sensor domain-containing diguanylate cyclase: MEQNLANMPFGDLLMELKRLPMLARYSLTLYRRRNGTVAPSGRFESCATVVEAPLCREASRQFFEENMEVFFDEGTPSVCRYGGGFFGFLIPFCLSGEDFCLVGDGVREESIDLWQLASLAHNGGDAFSLLPYVESLCTASYEEVEEVAEQVRRRIEAYRLPAPPRHDAVVRAQEPVGDEALHAVSQVMERLDKIGTVAGCIAICCETLVTAFEVERVAIALPDSEGKSFPVTGVWGLPEELGTLSTEALQLFVTPDKAKKAVPWEGRLRQALPEVAATVCTTFPLKAQGERLGFLAIFDTEIPPNATLLISMLAGSMAAKLASLGRDAARSKESALSERLMSLTDTLLQIDSKDLLYESILKIASELIDATQGSIMLIDKDGVGMQIVFTLGMTLNIARCLQLKVGKGIAGMVAKTGQPLLVNDVEKDSRVAMANRQRFKSKSLICIPLKLKDKVIGVLNLSDKKDLCPFTHSDLQLLTSFANLASLMIERTEVLEESVRFEQLSVTDPLTGLYNRRFLKSRLEEELNRSARQGLNLSIIFIDLDFFKSYNDLCGHLAGDEALKLTADIIKDSLRDMDIVARYGGEEFCAVLPGTSKSEAMTVAERIRCEIESKRFPGETDIPLRRLTASLGISSFPEDGRTFNDLVHASDVALYEAKARGRNRIVAARTSAPQSGSKLEAPIEHHGGSTHSNLAKTLDFNAYLEASLQSKN; encoded by the coding sequence GTGGAACAGAACCTCGCGAACATGCCTTTTGGGGATTTGCTGATGGAGTTGAAGCGCCTCCCCATGCTGGCGCGCTACAGCCTAACGCTCTATCGCAGGCGTAATGGCACCGTTGCGCCCAGCGGGCGTTTCGAGTCCTGTGCTACCGTCGTCGAGGCTCCCCTGTGCCGGGAGGCGTCGCGTCAGTTCTTCGAGGAGAACATGGAAGTGTTCTTCGATGAGGGCACCCCCTCGGTCTGCCGCTACGGAGGCGGTTTTTTCGGTTTCCTCATCCCCTTCTGCCTCTCCGGCGAAGATTTCTGCCTGGTCGGTGACGGTGTCCGTGAAGAATCGATAGATCTGTGGCAGTTGGCGTCGCTGGCTCATAACGGTGGGGATGCCTTTTCGCTGCTTCCTTACGTGGAATCGCTGTGCACCGCGAGCTACGAGGAGGTCGAAGAGGTCGCCGAACAGGTCAGGCGCAGGATCGAGGCGTACCGCCTCCCCGCGCCCCCCCGCCATGACGCCGTTGTGCGCGCACAGGAACCGGTCGGCGACGAGGCACTGCACGCCGTGTCTCAGGTCATGGAAAGGCTGGACAAGATCGGTACCGTAGCCGGTTGCATCGCCATCTGCTGCGAAACCCTTGTCACCGCTTTCGAGGTTGAGCGCGTGGCGATCGCCCTCCCGGACAGCGAAGGGAAATCGTTCCCCGTGACCGGCGTCTGGGGGCTCCCCGAAGAATTGGGTACGCTGAGCACCGAAGCACTGCAACTGTTCGTCACACCGGACAAGGCCAAAAAGGCCGTGCCCTGGGAGGGGAGGTTGCGCCAGGCGCTCCCCGAAGTCGCGGCCACCGTCTGTACTACATTCCCGCTCAAGGCCCAGGGTGAGCGGCTGGGTTTCCTGGCCATTTTCGACACCGAGATCCCTCCAAACGCAACCCTGCTCATCTCCATGCTGGCCGGTTCCATGGCCGCAAAGCTCGCGTCGCTCGGCCGTGACGCCGCCCGCAGCAAGGAGAGCGCTCTTTCCGAACGCCTCATGTCGCTTACCGATACGCTGCTTCAGATTGACAGCAAGGACCTGCTCTACGAATCCATCCTAAAGATCGCCTCGGAGCTCATCGATGCAACCCAGGGATCAATCATGCTCATCGACAAGGACGGCGTCGGCATGCAGATCGTGTTCACCCTGGGCATGACGCTCAACATCGCCCGCTGTCTGCAACTCAAGGTCGGTAAAGGTATCGCCGGCATGGTCGCCAAGACCGGCCAGCCGCTGCTGGTGAACGACGTCGAAAAGGACAGCCGGGTCGCCATGGCCAACCGGCAGCGTTTCAAGTCCAAGTCGCTGATCTGTATCCCGCTCAAGCTCAAGGACAAGGTGATCGGAGTGCTGAACCTCTCCGACAAGAAGGACCTGTGCCCGTTCACCCACTCCGACCTGCAGCTTTTGACCTCCTTCGCCAACCTCGCTTCGCTCATGATAGAACGCACCGAGGTGCTGGAAGAGTCGGTGCGCTTCGAGCAGCTCTCCGTCACCGATCCTCTCACCGGCCTTTATAACCGTCGATTCCTCAAGAGCCGCCTCGAAGAGGAACTGAACAGGAGCGCGCGCCAGGGACTGAACCTTTCCATCATCTTTATCGACCTCGATTTCTTCAAGAGCTACAACGACCTCTGTGGTCACCTGGCCGGGGACGAGGCGCTCAAGCTCACCGCAGATATCATCAAGGATTCGCTGCGAGACATGGATATCGTGGCCCGTTACGGCGGCGAGGAGTTCTGCGCGGTACTGCCGGGGACCTCCAAGTCCGAAGCGATGACCGTGGCCGAGCGGATTCGCTGCGAGATCGAGAGCAAGCGATTTCCCGGCGAGACCGACATTCCCCTGCGCCGCCTCACCGCAAGCCTCGGCATATCCTCCTTCCCCGAAGACGGCAGGACCTTCAACGACCTGGTGCACGCCTCAGACGTCGCGCTCTACGAGGCCAAGGCACGGGGGCGCAACCGTATCGTGGCGGCCCGCACCTCGGCTCCGCAGTCGGGCAGCAAGTTGGAAGCCCCGATCGAGCACCACGGCGGCTCGACGCACAGCAACCTCGCAAAAACCCTCGATTTCAATGCCTATCTCGAGGCATCGCTGCAGTCCAAGAACTGA
- a CDS encoding OmpP1/FadL family transporter, with product MNYRKSLIAGLVASTVALGAAVPSSALAAGYAVFTHGASALGQGNAVTAHTSDASTIFYNPALMSKLDGTQVLVGTTAIVSSREYTSSIGGNDASDDSVFFPSHLYVTHKFNDQASAGLGVFNPFGLGTSWDSNWDGRYIATKSTLKTFDINPVFSYRVIPSLTLAAGLDVMLLDATLERSIFTGGPDISSKFKGDGTGVGFNVGAAYDITRDLTVGASYRSQVHVDISGDATFSVPSLNTGGKTDLTLPPQFTAGVAYKGIDKLTLEAGMRWEGWSKFKSLDIRLDNGQSVVTPRDWKDSWGLNVGGRYQVDPTFALSAGYVYGDTAVPDSTFDPSIPDAKTHVFCAGTDIDLKPFTIALAYGYQYYENRNKNNTIGANPFVPTSTANGKYQNDAHLVALSLGYKF from the coding sequence ATGAACTACAGGAAGAGCTTGATCGCGGGGCTGGTCGCCTCGACCGTCGCGCTGGGAGCCGCCGTTCCTTCGTCGGCCCTTGCCGCCGGCTACGCCGTCTTCACCCACGGTGCCAGCGCCCTTGGCCAGGGCAATGCCGTGACCGCCCACACCAGCGACGCCAGCACCATCTTTTACAACCCGGCCCTGATGAGCAAGCTTGACGGGACCCAGGTTCTGGTCGGCACCACCGCAATAGTCTCGTCCCGGGAGTACACGAGCTCCATCGGCGGCAACGACGCATCGGACGACTCGGTCTTCTTTCCGAGCCACCTGTACGTGACCCACAAATTCAACGACCAGGCCAGCGCGGGCCTCGGCGTCTTCAACCCGTTCGGGCTGGGCACCAGCTGGGACAGCAACTGGGACGGCCGCTATATCGCCACCAAATCCACCCTGAAGACTTTCGACATCAACCCTGTCTTCTCGTACCGGGTCATCCCTTCCCTTACCCTGGCCGCAGGTCTCGACGTCATGCTCCTCGACGCTACCCTCGAGCGCAGCATCTTCACCGGCGGGCCGGACATCAGCTCGAAGTTCAAAGGAGACGGCACCGGGGTCGGCTTCAACGTCGGCGCAGCCTACGACATCACCCGCGACCTGACCGTGGGCGCCTCGTATCGCAGCCAGGTTCACGTCGACATTTCCGGCGATGCAACCTTCTCGGTGCCGTCGCTCAACACCGGCGGCAAGACCGACCTCACGCTGCCGCCGCAGTTCACAGCGGGCGTTGCCTACAAGGGGATCGACAAGCTGACCCTGGAAGCCGGCATGCGCTGGGAAGGGTGGTCCAAGTTCAAGAGCCTCGATATCAGGTTGGACAACGGCCAATCGGTAGTCACCCCGCGGGACTGGAAGGATAGTTGGGGCCTCAACGTCGGCGGAAGATATCAGGTGGATCCGACATTCGCCCTGTCCGCAGGGTACGTCTACGGCGACACCGCGGTGCCCGACAGCACCTTTGACCCCTCCATCCCGGACGCCAAAACCCACGTCTTCTGCGCCGGCACCGATATCGACCTCAAGCCGTTCACCATTGCCCTTGCCTACGGCTACCAGTACTACGAGAACCGTAACAAGAACAACACTATCGGTGCAAATCCCTTCGTCCCCACCAGCACCGCCAACGGCAAGTACCAAAACGATGCGCACCTCGTAGCGCTCTCGCTGGGGTACAAGTTCTAA
- a CDS encoding HD domain-containing phosphohydrolase, with product MSTPLYNSSIIDTYIKLIKSKYNFVNVGELLSYANMTYLEVSDQGHWFSQEQVNLFYEKLLKVTGNENIAREAGRYAASPEAMGIIRQYFLGLVGPAKAYSLIGEAANTKIVRSSVYTSRQIASNSVEITVTPRPGTHEEPFQCQNRMGFFEAVASVFNAKLPHIEHPECMFRGDRVCRYTVSWDKVPFTFRNHTRYAAGLLLLALTGYFLKVDPATARVVAPWSITAFLTLTLISLRSEKKALILSQQSLVNLTDSLFERVEINYNNALVTNEIGQAISRLTEVHDILSDVIQILEKRLDYSRGLILLANPEKSRLVFHAGFGYHDEQLAFLGKTTFHLDRPDSKGVFVISFREQRPFLVADVKDIEGNLSGKSQNFAKQLLSQTFICCPIICEGESLGIIAVDNLKSKRPLVQSDVSLLMGIAPVIGISIRNAKLHEAKSNQFSSFLKVMAASIDARDPLTAGHSEKVTEYSDEICEELGLPRSEREMIRVAALLHDYGKIGVPDAILKKNGRLSDLEYEIVKTHCHKTRDILEQVNFEGIYREVPEIAGAHHEKIDGTGYPKGLKGKDIPLGAKIIAVADFYEAVTSQRHYRAPMPREAAFRLLREGAGSHFDKHIVDALITCRSRASEDGDASAAQEG from the coding sequence ATGAGCACTCCGCTTTACAACAGCAGCATCATCGACACGTACATCAAGCTGATCAAGAGCAAGTACAACTTTGTGAACGTCGGTGAGTTGTTGAGCTACGCCAACATGACCTACCTTGAGGTCTCCGACCAGGGTCACTGGTTTTCCCAGGAACAGGTGAACCTGTTTTACGAAAAACTGCTGAAGGTGACCGGTAACGAGAACATTGCCCGGGAGGCCGGACGCTACGCGGCGTCCCCCGAGGCGATGGGCATCATCAGGCAGTACTTCCTGGGCCTCGTCGGCCCCGCCAAAGCCTATAGCCTCATCGGCGAGGCAGCCAACACCAAGATCGTCCGCTCTTCTGTTTACACCTCCAGACAGATTGCCAGCAACAGCGTTGAAATAACCGTCACCCCGCGCCCCGGCACCCACGAGGAGCCCTTCCAGTGCCAAAACAGGATGGGGTTCTTCGAAGCGGTCGCCAGCGTCTTCAACGCGAAGCTACCCCACATCGAGCACCCTGAGTGCATGTTCAGGGGGGACCGGGTCTGCCGGTACACCGTGTCCTGGGACAAGGTCCCATTTACCTTCCGGAACCACACCCGGTATGCCGCGGGGCTCTTGTTGCTGGCGCTCACCGGGTACTTCCTGAAGGTCGACCCAGCTACTGCGCGAGTCGTCGCCCCCTGGTCCATCACTGCGTTCCTCACGCTCACCCTGATTTCGCTCAGAAGCGAGAAAAAGGCCCTGATCCTCAGCCAGCAAAGCCTGGTCAACCTGACGGACAGCCTGTTCGAGCGGGTGGAGATCAACTACAACAACGCCCTCGTCACCAACGAGATCGGGCAGGCGATCAGCAGGCTGACCGAGGTGCACGACATCCTCTCCGACGTGATCCAGATCCTGGAAAAGCGTCTCGATTACAGCCGCGGGCTGATCCTGCTCGCCAACCCTGAGAAATCGCGGCTGGTGTTCCACGCCGGTTTTGGCTACCACGACGAGCAACTCGCCTTCCTGGGCAAGACCACCTTCCACCTGGACCGCCCCGACTCCAAAGGAGTCTTCGTTATCTCCTTCCGCGAGCAGCGCCCCTTCCTCGTGGCCGACGTGAAGGACATCGAGGGTAACCTCTCCGGGAAAAGCCAGAACTTCGCCAAGCAGCTCCTCTCCCAGACCTTCATCTGCTGCCCGATCATCTGCGAGGGGGAATCCCTGGGCATCATCGCCGTCGACAACCTGAAATCCAAGCGTCCCCTGGTGCAAAGTGACGTCTCCCTCCTCATGGGGATCGCACCGGTGATCGGCATCAGCATACGCAACGCCAAGCTGCACGAGGCCAAGTCGAACCAGTTCAGCTCGTTCCTGAAGGTCATGGCGGCCTCCATCGACGCCAGGGACCCGCTCACCGCCGGCCACTCGGAGAAGGTGACCGAGTACTCCGATGAGATCTGCGAGGAACTGGGGCTGCCGCGGAGCGAACGGGAGATGATCAGAGTGGCGGCCCTGCTGCACGACTACGGCAAGATCGGCGTGCCCGACGCCATTTTGAAGAAGAACGGCCGGCTTTCCGACCTGGAGTACGAGATCGTCAAGACCCACTGCCACAAGACGCGCGACATCCTTGAACAGGTTAACTTCGAGGGTATTTACCGCGAGGTTCCCGAGATAGCCGGCGCGCACCACGAGAAGATCGATGGCACCGGCTACCCCAAGGGGTTGAAAGGAAAGGACATACCGCTGGGGGCGAAGATCATCGCCGTTGCGGATTTTTACGAGGCGGTGACCTCACAGCGTCACTACCGGGCCCCCATGCCCAGGGAAGCGGCCTTCCGCCTGCTCAGGGAGGGTGCGGGATCCCATTTCGACAAGCACATCGTCGACGCCCTGATCACCTGCCGCTCCCGCGCCAGCGAGGACGGAGACGCCTCTGCGGCTCAGGAGGGCTGA
- a CDS encoding PilZ domain-containing protein, giving the protein MKDASKILQFARPDIVIEFSPGSEKEVGLSKLINKLNFINFQEESILVNFKHSKYPRTVTLEATPLPCLNNKLECRWVSIDSVEVTTNGCVFDNILVVSGHRMITASPELISMSDEGATFLLPEKCTEVNYRKSRRYPCSGISAELFQNGARFEGTLVDFSAVSFRVHVPGDGRRNFNWINCEVPLQVVFSNGSTTLYSAECRISTQTPGQSSRIYVLEPVQSSMQRFKAKAIRSDRHELLPLPNAVFTHPFSQKSVDLKVLDLSGSGFSVSEDAELSVLLPGMIIPELELRIGNGFATKCSAQVIYRDSVQKNERAATVRSGLCFLDMDIRDHVNLLSLLYLAKDKHSYVSTQVDLEDLWQFFFESGFIYPEKYHFFQTNKALLKETYKRLYTENPSIARHYIYQEHGTILGHLAMLRFYQSSWLVHHHAANKSESLSAGLVVLNQLANSINDSYNLKSAYMDYIICYYRPDNKFPNRVFGGAAKAIGTKKGCSIDTFAYFHYHRTFSDDWNFSGPWSLTQTTREDLYELEGFYEQESGGVMLHALDLEPAMANQDQLGQEYERAGLSRERHQYTLKKNGDTKAIILVNISDIGLNLSDLTNCIHLIVLDQAQFPRDIVYILLSILTHKHQQNDIPVLVYPMSYVEAADLPYERKYALWAISSHDHASDFIKYINDMQTRHKPKRAHAAEHLEPSE; this is encoded by the coding sequence ATGAAAGACGCCAGCAAGATTTTGCAATTTGCCCGGCCTGATATAGTAATAGAGTTCTCTCCCGGCTCCGAAAAAGAGGTGGGGCTCAGCAAGCTGATCAACAAACTGAACTTCATCAACTTCCAAGAAGAATCAATCCTCGTCAACTTCAAGCATTCGAAATATCCCCGCACGGTAACACTTGAAGCAACTCCCCTGCCCTGCTTGAACAACAAGCTTGAATGCCGGTGGGTCTCAATCGACTCCGTCGAGGTCACGACCAACGGCTGTGTTTTCGACAACATCCTCGTGGTCAGCGGCCACAGGATGATCACCGCTTCCCCCGAGCTGATCAGCATGAGCGACGAGGGGGCCACCTTTCTCCTTCCCGAGAAGTGCACCGAAGTAAACTACCGCAAGTCCCGCCGTTACCCCTGCTCTGGCATCTCCGCGGAGCTCTTCCAAAATGGCGCGCGCTTTGAAGGGACGCTCGTCGATTTCAGCGCTGTTTCTTTCCGGGTTCACGTTCCGGGAGACGGCCGCCGCAACTTCAACTGGATCAACTGCGAGGTGCCGTTGCAGGTTGTTTTCAGTAACGGCAGCACCACCCTGTACTCGGCCGAGTGCCGCATCTCGACGCAAACGCCCGGGCAAAGTAGCAGGATCTACGTGTTGGAGCCGGTGCAATCGAGCATGCAGCGCTTCAAGGCGAAAGCGATTCGCAGCGACCGGCACGAACTCCTTCCCCTTCCCAACGCGGTCTTCACCCACCCGTTCAGCCAGAAAAGCGTGGACCTCAAAGTGTTGGACCTGTCAGGTTCGGGCTTCTCAGTCAGTGAAGATGCAGAGCTGAGCGTACTGCTGCCCGGGATGATTATCCCGGAACTGGAACTCCGCATAGGCAACGGCTTTGCCACCAAATGCAGTGCCCAGGTCATATACCGCGACAGTGTGCAGAAAAACGAGAGAGCAGCTACCGTTCGCAGCGGGCTGTGCTTTCTGGACATGGACATACGCGACCACGTGAATCTGCTGTCGTTGCTTTACCTGGCCAAGGACAAGCACTCCTACGTGAGCACCCAGGTCGACCTGGAGGACCTGTGGCAGTTCTTCTTTGAAAGCGGCTTCATCTACCCGGAGAAATACCACTTTTTCCAGACCAACAAAGCGCTCTTGAAGGAGACCTACAAGAGGCTTTACACGGAGAACCCCAGCATCGCCAGGCATTACATCTACCAGGAGCACGGAACCATCCTCGGACACCTGGCAATGCTGCGTTTTTACCAGAGTAGCTGGCTTGTGCACCATCACGCCGCCAACAAGTCCGAGTCGCTGAGCGCCGGGCTGGTCGTTTTGAACCAGCTTGCAAACTCCATCAACGACTCCTACAACCTGAAGTCAGCGTACATGGACTACATCATCTGCTACTACCGGCCAGACAACAAGTTTCCCAACCGCGTATTTGGCGGCGCAGCGAAGGCCATCGGCACAAAGAAAGGTTGCTCCATCGATACCTTCGCCTATTTCCATTACCACCGCACCTTCTCGGACGATTGGAATTTCTCCGGCCCCTGGAGCCTTACCCAGACCACCCGGGAGGACCTTTATGAGTTGGAGGGCTTCTACGAGCAGGAATCCGGGGGCGTGATGCTCCATGCGCTGGACCTTGAGCCCGCCATGGCGAATCAGGACCAGCTTGGCCAAGAGTACGAGCGCGCCGGACTGTCGCGCGAGCGCCACCAGTACACGCTTAAGAAAAACGGTGACACCAAGGCCATTATCCTTGTGAACATATCGGACATCGGCCTCAACCTCTCCGACCTCACCAACTGCATCCACTTGATCGTTCTGGACCAGGCGCAGTTCCCGCGTGACATAGTCTACATACTGCTCTCCATCCTGACCCACAAGCACCAGCAAAACGATATTCCGGTGCTGGTGTACCCCATGAGTTACGTTGAAGCAGCCGATCTCCCCTATGAACGAAAGTACGCGCTGTGGGCCATAAGCTCCCACGATCACGCCTCAGACTTCATCAAATACATTAACGACATGCAGACGCGGCATAAGCCCAAGCGCGCGCACGCAGCGGAACACTTGGAACCTTCGGAATAA
- a CDS encoding sensor histidine kinase, whose product MPTSPDTPLYNSRIFDSYLKLLRNRYPNVDTHALLAHAGMKQHEVSDPGHWFSQRQVNLFHDKLVQVTGEPGIAREAGRYSASPDALGPLRSFLLGMVGPEYIFYLINKIAPRFTRSSRCSARKTGPNEVELTVTFHEGVQENPRQCENRIGFFEAAFLLFDHDFPDIEHTECIFKGSKVCRYRIRWRPSAAYRLLLAQRVCSLVLIGVLLAELLSNHSLLHLPLFLGLICYLVFTLLSRHFERKALLSSLTNMRSSSERLLSQVQENFDRALAINEIGQIISTRTELSEILSSVNQVLHKRLGYGRGIVYLLDPQRNILVLRGCFGFSPEDEEKIRRIEFPLAAPAPRGVLVTCFHTQQPVLVGDIEEIRGQAVPENFALVSALGVRSFICAPILCEGEALGVLAVDDATRDGGLLQSDLNLIQGIAPVIGISVRNAMRLANERRLSEQLRKASEQLERRVAERTAELSQAYAELEFLHDSVSHDLRTPLRVIYGYGELLQEGYGDKLDAPAREYLANIISGGERMEETLDRMLDFSEVKSSQLSLEIVDLSRMARRIMADLRITDPVREVALEIQDGVRVTGDEKLLSGVMENLLGNAWKYCALKECTRIVFGREDGVCYVQDNGEGFDMAQAGKLFMPFQKLHDGSRFHGHGLGLSMVRRMLERMGGKVWGEGRPGEGATFYFTLPPADTP is encoded by the coding sequence ATGCCAACGTCCCCGGACACCCCTCTTTATAACAGTCGTATCTTCGACTCCTACCTGAAGCTCCTGCGCAACCGGTACCCCAACGTCGATACGCACGCCCTGCTGGCGCACGCCGGCATGAAGCAGCACGAGGTCTCCGACCCCGGGCACTGGTTCAGCCAGCGTCAGGTGAACCTTTTCCACGACAAGCTGGTGCAGGTTACCGGCGAACCCGGCATTGCGCGGGAAGCCGGGCGCTACTCCGCTTCTCCGGATGCGCTGGGGCCGCTGCGATCGTTCCTGCTTGGCATGGTCGGTCCGGAATACATCTTTTACCTCATCAACAAGATCGCCCCGCGCTTTACGCGTTCTTCCCGCTGCAGCGCCCGCAAGACCGGCCCGAACGAGGTCGAGCTCACCGTGACCTTTCACGAAGGGGTGCAGGAGAACCCGCGCCAGTGCGAGAATCGGATCGGTTTTTTCGAAGCCGCCTTCCTGCTTTTCGACCACGATTTTCCCGATATCGAGCACACCGAGTGCATTTTCAAGGGGAGCAAGGTGTGCCGCTACCGGATCAGGTGGCGCCCCTCTGCGGCCTACCGGCTTCTCCTGGCCCAGCGCGTTTGCTCGCTGGTACTGATAGGCGTGCTCCTGGCGGAACTGCTCAGTAATCACAGCCTCTTGCACCTGCCGCTGTTTCTCGGGCTGATCTGCTACCTTGTTTTCACACTGCTCAGCCGCCATTTCGAGCGCAAGGCCCTGCTTTCGTCTTTGACCAACATGCGCAGTTCCAGCGAGCGTCTTCTCTCGCAGGTCCAGGAAAACTTCGACCGCGCCCTGGCCATCAACGAGATCGGCCAGATTATCTCTACCAGGACCGAGTTGTCCGAGATCCTGTCCAGTGTCAACCAGGTGCTGCACAAGCGTCTCGGCTACGGCCGCGGCATCGTCTACCTGCTCGACCCGCAGCGCAACATCCTGGTATTGCGCGGCTGCTTCGGGTTTAGCCCGGAGGATGAAGAGAAGATACGTCGCATCGAATTCCCGCTTGCCGCACCTGCTCCGCGCGGGGTGTTGGTGACCTGTTTCCACACCCAGCAACCAGTGCTTGTCGGCGATATCGAGGAAATCCGCGGGCAGGCGGTGCCGGAAAATTTTGCCCTGGTCAGCGCCCTGGGCGTCCGGTCCTTTATCTGCGCCCCCATCCTCTGCGAAGGGGAGGCCCTGGGGGTGCTCGCCGTCGACGATGCTACCCGGGATGGCGGGCTTTTGCAAAGCGACCTCAATCTGATCCAGGGCATCGCCCCGGTGATCGGGATCAGCGTCCGCAATGCGATGCGACTAGCCAACGAGAGGCGGTTGTCGGAACAGCTCAGGAAGGCTTCTGAGCAGCTGGAACGGCGTGTTGCAGAACGTACTGCCGAGTTGAGCCAGGCCTACGCCGAGCTCGAGTTCCTCCACGACTCGGTTTCGCACGACCTGCGCACCCCGCTGCGGGTGATCTACGGCTATGGCGAACTGCTGCAGGAAGGCTACGGCGACAAGCTGGACGCGCCCGCCCGGGAGTACCTTGCCAACATCATCAGCGGTGGCGAGAGGATGGAAGAAACCCTGGACCGGATGCTTGATTTCTCCGAAGTGAAGTCGTCGCAGCTTAGCCTCGAAATCGTTGACCTGAGCCGCATGGCTCGACGCATTATGGCTGACCTTCGCATCACCGACCCGGTCCGTGAGGTGGCGCTGGAGATCCAGGACGGCGTTCGGGTTACCGGCGACGAGAAGCTGTTGTCAGGGGTGATGGAAAACCTGCTGGGTAACGCGTGGAAGTACTGCGCACTGAAAGAGTGCACCAGGATCGTCTTTGGACGGGAGGACGGGGTCTGCTACGTACAGGACAACGGCGAAGGGTTCGATATGGCGCAGGCAGGCAAGCTCTTCATGCCATTCCAGAAGCTGCACGACGGCAGTCGTTTCCATGGCCACGGGCTGGGTCTGTCCATGGTGCGTCGCATGCTTGAGCGCATGGGGGGCAAGGTGTGGGGCGAGGGGAGGCCTGGCGAGGGGGCAACCTTCTACTTCACCCTCCCGCCTGCCGACACTCCCTAG
- a CDS encoding methyltransferase, with amino-acid sequence MHSERQYLMEHAEESVRLDMKTDNAVTEKQARWAGLAPGMSVIDIGCGPGKTTSMLGELVQPGGRAVGVDLSEQRLAFARQHYGSSTVSFERCDLYQPLAGLGQFDFAWCRFVLEYHLSNCFELVRNISAALKPGGILCLIDLDHNCLSHFGHSPRMERAVAATIKSLEENDNFDPYVGRKLYSFLYDLGFEDIDVKVEAHHQIFGELKEVDEFNWTKKVEVAAKRSGYDFNEYQGGYEEFLAEFRAFFASPRRFTYTPIISCRGRKPQPS; translated from the coding sequence ATGCACTCTGAAAGACAGTACCTGATGGAACACGCCGAGGAATCAGTTCGGCTTGACATGAAAACAGACAACGCGGTGACCGAGAAACAGGCCCGTTGGGCCGGCCTCGCACCCGGCATGAGCGTCATCGACATCGGCTGCGGTCCCGGCAAGACGACCAGCATGCTGGGAGAACTGGTGCAGCCGGGCGGGCGCGCCGTCGGGGTCGACCTCTCCGAGCAGCGGCTCGCGTTTGCCCGCCAGCACTACGGCTCCTCCACGGTCAGCTTCGAGCGCTGCGACCTATACCAGCCGCTCGCAGGCTTGGGCCAGTTCGATTTCGCCTGGTGCCGATTCGTGCTCGAGTATCACCTCTCCAATTGCTTCGAGCTGGTGCGTAACATCTCGGCGGCACTGAAGCCCGGTGGCATTCTCTGCCTGATCGATCTTGACCACAACTGCCTGAGCCATTTTGGCCATTCCCCTCGCATGGAGCGTGCCGTCGCCGCCACCATCAAGAGCCTCGAGGAAAACGACAACTTCGACCCCTACGTCGGGAGGAAACTGTACTCCTTCCTCTACGACTTGGGCTTTGAGGACATCGACGTCAAGGTCGAGGCGCACCACCAGATCTTCGGGGAGTTGAAGGAGGTGGACGAATTCAACTGGACCAAGAAGGTCGAGGTGGCTGCCAAGAGGTCAGGCTACGACTTCAACGAGTACCAAGGGGGCTACGAGGAGTTCCTTGCCGAGTTCCGCGCCTTCTTCGCCAGTCCACGCCGCTTTACCTACACCCCGATCATCTCCTGCCGGGGCAGAAAGCCTCAGCCCTCCTGA